A window from Pokkaliibacter sp. MBI-7 encodes these proteins:
- a CDS encoding ABC transporter substrate-binding protein: MKRLLLGAGIVLGSLLSVTSLPSLADDNPLKGNIRVVIGSKSTGGDTYQAASIVAEALSKKLDMNFKVDAVGETAAFKALERGQRGNTIMIFHDQSYLGYLYGQNGYDDIFATYKIGPTIAINPGNAFLVPKKSPYNTLEDVIDAAGNGKTIRVAIQPGGVSEIGYSAIKNAVKLKYPGKEDNIVALNTGSQADKNQQLFDGQADVINGSVQANEQYTRLPADDQKAMRFIWLTAKSTTLADAPEAGMGELNRAAMLKLAEPQVKVPLADGSNFAFDKEFFFLYNKDIDPQVVAFLDKSLGQIFADGAIQEEQKKAFFTPDFLPSAQAEAHLKAKMDEYKQVIDALHH, encoded by the coding sequence ATGAAGAGACTACTGCTTGGAGCGGGCATTGTGCTCGGCTCACTGCTGTCCGTGACCTCTCTCCCCAGTCTGGCTGACGACAACCCCCTGAAGGGCAACATCCGCGTAGTCATCGGTTCGAAATCCACCGGTGGTGACACCTATCAGGCTGCCAGCATCGTGGCCGAGGCGCTGTCGAAAAAGCTGGATATGAACTTCAAGGTCGATGCTGTGGGTGAAACAGCGGCCTTCAAGGCGCTGGAGCGTGGTCAGCGTGGCAATACCATCATGATTTTCCATGATCAGTCCTATCTCGGTTACCTGTATGGCCAGAATGGCTACGACGATATTTTTGCCACCTACAAGATTGGCCCCACCATTGCCATCAACCCAGGCAATGCGTTTCTGGTACCGAAAAAATCCCCCTATAACACCCTTGAAGACGTGATTGATGCAGCAGGCAACGGCAAAACCATCCGCGTGGCGATTCAGCCCGGTGGTGTGTCTGAGATCGGCTATTCCGCCATCAAGAATGCGGTGAAACTGAAGTATCCCGGTAAGGAAGACAATATCGTTGCCCTCAACACCGGTTCTCAGGCCGACAAGAACCAGCAGTTGTTTGACGGTCAGGCTGACGTCATCAACGGTTCCGTGCAGGCCAACGAGCAGTACACCCGCCTGCCCGCGGATGACCAGAAAGCCATGCGTTTCATCTGGCTGACCGCCAAGAGCACCACGCTGGCCGATGCCCCTGAAGCCGGCATGGGTGAGCTGAACCGTGCCGCCATGCTCAAGCTGGCCGAGCCGCAGGTGAAGGTCCCACTGGCCGATGGCAGCAACTTCGCCTTCGATAAAGAGTTCTTCTTCCTCTACAACAAGGATATTGACCCTCAGGTCGTCGCTTTCCTCGACAAGTCACTGGGCCAGATTTTTGCTGATGGCGCCATTCAGGAAGAGCAGAAAAAAGCGTTCTTCACCCCTGACTTCCTGCCATCCGCCCAGGCTGAAGCGCACCTGAAAGCGAAGATGGACGAGTACAAGCAGGTCATTGACGCCCTGCATCACTGA
- a CDS encoding tripartite tricarboxylate transporter TctB family protein — protein MNHSILSWFDVSIDFQTSHLVFPRIILILLAVTLLMMLVSNYRTLGARLRNAGLNTAALAGTDWFRLGSTFVLLVGYFVSMYYVGDLYPNEGKGFLFCSIPFMLMLSLVYMHQRTPKAVIGVLINAIVTPLAVWYLLGDVFGVSLP, from the coding sequence ATGAATCATTCAATACTGTCCTGGTTCGATGTCTCCATCGACTTCCAGACCTCTCACCTCGTGTTTCCCCGGATCATTCTGATCCTGCTGGCCGTCACCCTGCTGATGATGCTGGTCAGCAACTACCGCACCCTCGGTGCGCGGCTGCGCAACGCCGGTCTCAACACCGCGGCACTGGCCGGGACCGACTGGTTTCGGCTGGGCTCCACCTTTGTACTGCTGGTGGGGTACTTCGTCAGCATGTACTACGTGGGTGATCTGTATCCCAACGAGGGCAAGGGTTTCCTGTTCTGCTCCATCCCTTTCATGCTGATGCTGTCGCTGGTCTACATGCACCAGCGCACCCCGAAAGCGGTGATCGGCGTGCTGATCAATGCCATCGTCACTCCCCTGGCTGTCTGGTATCTGCTGGGTGACGTGTTCGGCGTGTCCTTGCCTTAA
- a CDS encoding tripartite tricarboxylate transporter permease, which translates to MADLLSMLSPMFFLLSAAGCVVGIIFGAIPGLTATMAVAVCLPLTYSLGLQAALALLIGLYVGGISGGLVPAILLNIPGTPSSITTTFDGHPMAQRGEAERALKICIFASLFGGLFSAVLLYFFAPLLADFAIKFSYVEKFLIILFAMTVIASLARNVLAGIFSGLLGVLISLIGAYDTSSGGNGDFRLMLPFMEPYLESGFSLLPVLIGLFGLAAVFEDAEKGVRENHAEMASINKQGQPFRFNAFKGQIGNLIRSSFIGTFIGLLPGIGGSAASVLAYTQQKNLSKQPEKMGKGAVEGLVASESANNGLTGGALIPLLALGIPGDSTTAVLIGAFTLQGIQVGPLFIQDNMNTWNAMIIALFFANFVMYFVMFYAIRYIARVALVPKYYLFPIIIVMCVVGAYAINYGIMFDVWTLLIFGLLGYLGSKVGLEVAPFVIGFILGKSAEVYFVKSLESFGNLSIFFTKSPIAVFMWVLILASVGFSIYVHRKTKQQQHQQETAYVEATPAGHKS; encoded by the coding sequence ATGGCAGATTTGCTTTCCATGCTGTCCCCCATGTTCTTCCTGCTGTCGGCAGCAGGCTGTGTGGTCGGCATTATATTCGGCGCCATTCCGGGCCTGACAGCCACCATGGCGGTGGCGGTGTGTTTACCCCTGACCTACTCGCTGGGGCTGCAGGCCGCGCTGGCACTGCTGATTGGCCTGTATGTCGGCGGCATTTCCGGCGGCTTGGTTCCCGCCATCCTGCTCAACATTCCCGGTACGCCTTCTTCCATCACCACGACCTTTGACGGTCATCCCATGGCGCAGCGCGGAGAGGCAGAACGGGCACTGAAAATCTGTATTTTCGCCTCACTGTTCGGCGGCCTGTTCAGTGCCGTGCTGCTGTACTTTTTTGCCCCGCTGCTGGCTGACTTCGCCATTAAATTCTCCTATGTAGAGAAGTTCCTGATCATTCTGTTCGCCATGACGGTGATTGCCTCGCTGGCCAGGAATGTGCTGGCCGGTATATTCAGTGGTCTGCTGGGCGTGCTGATCAGCCTGATCGGTGCTTACGACACCTCCTCCGGCGGTAACGGTGACTTCCGCCTGATGCTGCCGTTCATGGAGCCTTATCTGGAGTCCGGCTTCTCCCTGCTGCCGGTGCTGATCGGCCTGTTCGGGCTGGCGGCTGTATTCGAGGATGCTGAGAAAGGCGTACGTGAAAACCATGCCGAGATGGCTTCTATCAACAAACAGGGCCAGCCGTTCCGCTTTAATGCTTTCAAAGGGCAGATCGGTAACCTGATCCGCTCATCCTTTATCGGCACCTTCATTGGTTTGCTACCCGGTATCGGAGGTAGTGCGGCCTCGGTGCTGGCCTACACCCAGCAAAAAAACCTGTCCAAACAGCCGGAGAAAATGGGCAAGGGCGCGGTGGAAGGGCTGGTGGCGTCAGAGTCGGCCAACAATGGTCTGACCGGTGGCGCGCTGATTCCGTTGCTGGCGCTGGGGATTCCCGGTGACAGTACCACGGCAGTGCTGATCGGTGCCTTTACGCTGCAGGGCATTCAGGTCGGGCCGCTGTTTATCCAGGACAACATGAATACCTGGAATGCCATGATCATCGCGTTGTTCTTCGCCAACTTCGTCATGTACTTCGTCATGTTCTACGCCATCCGCTATATCGCCAGGGTGGCGCTGGTACCCAAGTACTACCTGTTCCCCATCATCATCGTCATGTGCGTGGTCGGCGCCTATGCCATCAACTACGGCATCATGTTCGACGTCTGGACCCTGCTGATCTTCGGTCTGCTGGGGTATCTGGGCAGCAAAGTGGGGCTGGAAGTGGCGCCTTTTGTGATTGGTTTCATTCTGGGCAAGTCGGCGGAGGTGTACTTCGTCAAAAGCCTGGAGTCCTTCGGCAACCTCAGCATCTTCTTCACCAAAAGCCCGATTGCGGTGTTCATGTGGGTGCTGATTCTGGCCTCCGTCGGTTTTTCCATCTACGTCCACCGCAAGACTAAGCAGCAACAGCATCAGCAGGAAACGGCCTATGTCGAAGCCACCCCTGCCGGGCATAAGTCCTGA